A DNA window from Daucus carota subsp. sativus chromosome 3, DH1 v3.0, whole genome shotgun sequence contains the following coding sequences:
- the LOC135151508 gene encoding uncharacterized protein LOC135151508 has product MDRSWLTADRRTKEFENGVDDLLMFAFENGYNEDKISCPCLKCAHSKSWTARTVKNHLFQYGIDQTYTRWIWHGEPNLVESPVLDESDNSVSSNYQFCTRMGEADDDDVLSSNSSDFINHVKGEHEPLYPGCENYTKMKALVKLFNLKVKHGMSDSCFSDVLLLIGSLLPEGNKIPSSFNEAKKTLCALGMGYDKIHACPNNCLLYRGPQDEDETTCRICKASRWKLNKKGEEQEGVPAKVLWYFPLIPRIRNLFNTPAIAKDMT; this is encoded by the coding sequence atggaCAGGTCATGGTTAACAGCTGATAGAAGAACAAAAGAGTTTGAGAATGGAGTGGACGATTTACTTATGTTTGCCTTTGAGAATGGATATAACGAAGACAAAATAAGTTGTCCATGCTTAAAGTGCGCACATAGCAAATCTTGGACAGCTCGGACTGTTAAAAACCATTTGTTTCAATATGGTATTGATCAAACGTATACTCGCTGGATATGGCACGGGGAGCCAAATCTTGTAGAAAGTCCTGTATTGGATGAAAGCGACAACTCAGTATCTTCTAATTACCAGTTTTGCACAAGAATGGGTGAAGCTGACGATGATGATGTTCTTTCTTCAAATTCTTCTGATTTTATCAACCATGTGAAAGGTGAGCATGAACCTCTTTATCCTGGTTGTGAGAATTACACTAAGATGAAAGCTTTGGTTAAGTTATTCAACTTGAAAGTGAAGCATGGTATGTCTGATTCATGTTTTTCTGATGTTCTATTATTGATTGGGTCTTTGCTACCGGAAGGCAACAAAATCCCTTCTTCTTTCAATGAAGCGAAGAAAACCTTATGTGCATTAGGAATGGGTTATGATAAGATACACGCATGCCCGAATAATTGTCTACTATATCGTGGGCCACAAGATGAAGATGAGACTACTTGTCGCATATGTAAGGCCTCTAGATGGAAACTGAATAAGAAAGGAGAAGAACAGGAAGGAGTCCCTGCCAAGGTCTTATGGTATTTCCCCTTGATACCAAGAATAAGAAATTTGTTCAATACACCAGCGATTGCGAAGGACATGACTTGA